In a single window of the Osmia bicornis bicornis chromosome 7, iOsmBic2.1, whole genome shotgun sequence genome:
- the LOC114880737 gene encoding NPC intracellular cholesterol transporter 1 homolog 1b-like isoform X2 has translation MNQSILLLTLCCAFTLTSCQNKENKNKCVWYGDCGLSEDNRPRTCVYNGAPQPVNNTIVADRLRQKCPQYFKDTTDSSGPTLCCDQENIETLVSKLDLAESIFGRCPTCLRNFYKLVCDMSCSPEQSRFLKVSKTEVNSEGKEYVTEIQIYLSEEYMNGTYESCKYIVNPISGSLAMDLACGVHGASRCTPKLWYEYQGDPDTNGLTSFRMIFLTDQLSANETVEMWNEPVKRCNESYDGLLACSCVDCPKACPITKLAEINSNFLIFEHNGYGVLAGIVLVLFVASVTLAYGISRKIFRSNVPKDKEIENNKNHKGGWYFLPWKKFHQLFHSFFAIWGKGFAKYPGIVLVIFSYVLLGLSYGIQYLSITSDPIEIWAAPTSRARIEKDYYDSHFQPFYRAEQIYIKSVGLDKVTHNTSSGLLEFGPIFNKEFLLAVYDLQNKILQLGQEDGEGLERICYAPVQNDFTGPVTLDLCTVQSVWGYFQNSLDIFNQTIVSDPYEINYLDQLYKCAQNPFDPNCLAPYKGPVLPALAYGGFLREDEFNYDSKDYIKASGLILSFLVKNSLNDSVLESIYKWEQRFLDFMKEWNIKERPKFMDVAYTTEKSIQDELERSSKAEALTVVFSYLLMFLYVAFALSKIKCSLKEYFANGKMMISIGGVLIVIASVASSLGLFGYIGVSTTLLTIEVIPFLVLAVGVDNIFILVQTHERNPKHPDESIPDHIGRIMAKVGPSMLLTSTSECLCFLIGTLSSMPAVNTFALYASLSIFINFILQITAFVSLLSLDEQRYENNLLDIFCCMKTERRDSAEEEEEDFGLIHAIFKRFYTPYLMKTPIRILVLIVFVVALVMHAVLLPNIGIGLDQKLSMPEDSYVLKYFQFMEDLLSMGPPVYFVLTPGLNFTRKEVQNVICGGQGCNTDSLYTQIYSAAKQPATSYLSKSASSWIDDYIDWSGINGCCKYFKNNQSFCPHTEVTCKTCDIDLDASRPNDYSFRKYISYFLQDIPDQDCAKGGRAAYPDALNYYVDKYGLTDVGDSYFMGYHTPLKKSSDWYESLKYSRMIAANITKMINEQNFTDNQITVFPYRDFSRDCRSSFQRLHHLKPGTWNLEPERRIEEKRSLRMVANVERLC, from the exons ATGAACCAAAGTATCTTGTTGCTAACGCTGTGTTGCGCGTTTACGTTAACGTCTTGCCAGAACaaagagaataaaaataagtgcGTATGGTACGGAGACTGTGGTCTGTCGGAGGATAATAGGCCTCGTACGTGCGTGTACAATGGTGCACCGCAACCTGTCAATAACACGATCGTAGCAGACCGTCTACGACAGAAATGTCCGCAATATTTCAAAGATACCACCG ACTCGAGTGGACCAACGTTATGTTGCGACCAGGAAAATATCGAAACGTTGGTCTCGAAACTGGACTTGGCCGAAAGTATCTTTGGCAGATGCCCAACGTGTCTAAGAAATTTTTACAAGTTGGTATGCGACATGAGCTGTAGTCCTGAACAGAGTCGATTTCTCAAAGTCTCAAAGACTGAGGTAAATTCGGAAGGGAAGGAATACGTGACAGAAATTCAG ATTTATCTTTCGGAAGAGTACATGAACGGCACTTACGAGTCTTGTAAGTATATCGTTAACCCAATATCCGGAAGTTTAGCCATGGATTTGGCTTGTGGTGTGCACGGTGCTAGTCGATGTACGCCAAAATT ATGGTACGAATATCAAGGTGATCCTGACACGAACGGTTTAACAAGTTTTCGAATGATTTTCCTCACCGATCAGCTTTCTGCGAATGAGACGGTAGAAATGTGGAACGAACCGGTAAAGAGGTGCAACGAATCCTACGAT GGTTTGTTGGCGTGCAGTTGCGTCGATTGCCCTAAGGCCTGTCCAATTACGAAATTAGCAGAAATCAATTCTAATTTCCTTATTTTTGAGCACAACGGCTACGGTGTTCTGGCAGGAATTGTCCTCGTTTTATTCGTCGCATCTGTGACATTAGCCTATggaatttcaagaaaaatattcCGCTCCA ACGTTCCGAAGGACAAGgagatagaaaataataaaaatcacaAAGGAGGATGGTATTTTCTTCCTTggaaaaaatttcaccaactatttcattcattttttgcTATTTGGGGTAAAG GTTTCGCAAAATATCCAGGCATCGTACTGGTCATCTTTTCTTACGTGTTATTGGGATTAAGCTACGGAATTCAATACCTCTCTATAACTAGCGATCCGATTGAAATTTGGGCAGCACCAACTAGCAGAGCTAGAATCGAAAAAGATTATTACGATTCTCATTTTCAACCTTTCTACAGAGCCGAACAGATTTACATCAAATCCGTAGGACTGGACAAG GTAACGCACAATACGTCGAGCGGTCTCCTCGAATTCGGTCCAATTTTCAACAAGGAGTTTTTATTGGCGGTCTACGATCTTCAGAACAAGATATTGCAA CTTGGACAAGAGGATGGAGAAGGTTTGGAGCGTATTTGTTACGCACCGGTTCAAAACGATTTCACCGGACCCGTTACATTGGATCTTTGCACCGTACAAAGCGTGTGGGGTTATTTTCAAAACAGTCTCGATATTTTTAACCAAACGATCGTGTCCGATCCGtacgaaattaattatttagatcAATTATACAAGTGCGCTCA GAATCCGTTCGACCCAAATTGTTTAGCGCCGTACAAAGGGCCTGTTTTGCCTGCGTTAGCTTACGGTGGATTTCTGCGAGAAGATGAATTTAACTATGATTCGAAAGATTACATCAAAGCAAGTGGTTTGATATTATCCTTCCTGGTGAAAAATTCGTTAAACGATTCGGTGCTCGAATCGATTTACAAATGGGAACAGCG ATTTCTCGATTTTATGAAGGAATGGAACATTAAAGAACGTCCGAAATTCATGGATGTAGCGTATACTACAGAAAAATCAATTCAAGATGAATTGGAACGATCTTCGAAAGCAGAAGCGTTAACGGTAGTTTTCAGCTACCTCTTGATGTTCCTTTACGTTGCGTTTGCATTAAGCAAAATAAAATGTTCCCTGAAAGAATATTTC gCCAACGGTAAAATGATGATTAGCATCGGTGGAGTTTTAATAGTAATAGCCTCGGTAGCTTCTTCTCTCGGTCTATTTGGCTATATCGGGGTATCCACCACGCTACTTACCATCGAG GTGATCCCGTTCTTGGTATTGGCCGTGGGAGTggataatatatttattttggtTCAAACGCACGAAAGAAATCCGAAACACCCCGACGAATCGATACCGGATCATATCGGAAGAATTATGGCGAAAGTTGGTCCATCGATGTTACTTACCAGTACTTCCGAGTGTCTTTGTTTCTTGATCG GAACGTTATCTTCGATGCCGGCTGTAAATACTTTTGCGCTTTATGCATCTTTGTcgattttcatcaattttattttacaaataacaGCTTTCGTTAGTCTGTTATCACTGGACGAACAAAGATACGAG AACAATTTGTTGGATATATTTTGCTGTATGAAAACGGAAAGAAGAGATTCcgcggaggaggaggaggaagactTTGGTTTAATACACGCGATATTTAAACGATTTTATACACCGTACCTGATGAAAACACCAATCAGAATACTTGTATTGATCGTATTCGTGGTTGCTCTTGTGATGCATGCGGTACTTTTGCCAAATATTGGCATCGGTTTAGACCAAAAGCTATCGATGCCCGAAGATTCTTacgttttaaaatattttcag TTTATGGAAGATTTATTGTCAATGGGTCCCCCAGTGTACTTTGTGCTTACCCCTGGCCTCAATTTTACTCGTAAGGAGGTTCAAAATGTAATTTGCGGAGGTCAAGGATGCAATACCGATTCCCTTTATACACAGATCTATTCGGCAGCCAAACAACCTGCTAC ATCGTATTTGTCGAAATCCGCTTCGTCTTGGATAGACGATTATATAGACTGGTCTGGGATTAATGGTTGCTGCAAGtactttaaaaataatcaatcgTTTTGTCCACATACGGAAG TTACTTGCAAGACATGCGATATCGACCTCGATGCTTCCCGACCAAACGATTACAGTTTTCGAAAATATATATCCTATTTTTTGCAAGACATTCCCGATCAAGATTGCGCAAAAGGTGGACGAGCCGCGTATCCGGAC GCATTAAATTACTACGTTGACAAATATGGACTAACGGATGTTGGGGACAGTTACTTTATGGGATATCATACTCCGTTGAAAAAGTCCTCGGATTGGTACGAATCATTGAAGTATTCTAGAATGATTGCAGCAAATATTACAAAGATgataaatgaacaaaatttcACCGATAACCAGATAACCGTCTTTCCATACAG ggatttttctagggactgtcggtcAAGTTTTCAACGTTTGCATCACCTGAAACCTGGAACCTGGAACCTGGAACCTGAACGAAGAATAGAGGAAAAACGTTCGTTGCGAATGGTTGCGAACGTCGAACGTCTATGCTAG
- the LOC114880737 gene encoding NPC intracellular cholesterol transporter 1 homolog 1b-like isoform X1, which translates to MNQSILLLTLCCAFTLTSCQNKENKNKCVWYGDCGLSEDNRPRTCVYNGAPQPVNNTIVADRLRQKCPQYFKDTTDSSGPTLCCDQENIETLVSKLDLAESIFGRCPTCLRNFYKLVCDMSCSPEQSRFLKVSKTEVNSEGKEYVTEIQIYLSEEYMNGTYESCKYIVNPISGSLAMDLACGVHGASRCTPKLWYEYQGDPDTNGLTSFRMIFLTDQLSANETVEMWNEPVKRCNESYDGLLACSCVDCPKACPITKLAEINSNFLIFEHNGYGVLAGIVLVLFVASVTLAYGISRKIFRSNVPKDKEIENNKNHKGGWYFLPWKKFHQLFHSFFAIWGKGFAKYPGIVLVIFSYVLLGLSYGIQYLSITSDPIEIWAAPTSRARIEKDYYDSHFQPFYRAEQIYIKSVGLDKVTHNTSSGLLEFGPIFNKEFLLAVYDLQNKILQLGQEDGEGLERICYAPVQNDFTGPVTLDLCTVQSVWGYFQNSLDIFNQTIVSDPYEINYLDQLYKCAQNPFDPNCLAPYKGPVLPALAYGGFLREDEFNYDSKDYIKASGLILSFLVKNSLNDSVLESIYKWEQRFLDFMKEWNIKERPKFMDVAYTTEKSIQDELERSSKAEALTVVFSYLLMFLYVAFALSKIKCSLKEYFANGKMMISIGGVLIVIASVASSLGLFGYIGVSTTLLTIEVIPFLVLAVGVDNIFILVQTHERNPKHPDESIPDHIGRIMAKVGPSMLLTSTSECLCFLIGTLSSMPAVNTFALYASLSIFINFILQITAFVSLLSLDEQRYENNLLDIFCCMKTERRDSAEEEEEDFGLIHAIFKRFYTPYLMKTPIRILVLIVFVVALVMHAVLLPNIGIGLDQKLSMPEDSYVLKYFQFMEDLLSMGPPVYFVLTPGLNFTRKEVQNVICGGQGCNTDSLYTQIYSAAKQPATSYLSKSASSWIDDYIDWSGINGCCKYFKNNQSFCPHTEVTCKTCDIDLDASRPNDYSFRKYISYFLQDIPDQDCAKGGRAAYPDALNYYVDKYGLTDVGDSYFMGYHTPLKKSSDWYESLKYSRMIAANITKMINEQNFTDNQITVFPYSVFYVYYEQYLTIWVETLTSLGLSLCLIFLATLVLTGFSLFSAVMVLFTVFMIIVNIGGLMYWWNIELNAVSLVNLVMAAGISVEFCSHTIHSYLKSTAFTRIDRASETLNKMGSSVFSGITLTKIIGIVVLAFSKTQIFQVFYFRMYLGIVIFGAAHGLIFLPVLLSFIGPSKT; encoded by the exons ATGAACCAAAGTATCTTGTTGCTAACGCTGTGTTGCGCGTTTACGTTAACGTCTTGCCAGAACaaagagaataaaaataagtgcGTATGGTACGGAGACTGTGGTCTGTCGGAGGATAATAGGCCTCGTACGTGCGTGTACAATGGTGCACCGCAACCTGTCAATAACACGATCGTAGCAGACCGTCTACGACAGAAATGTCCGCAATATTTCAAAGATACCACCG ACTCGAGTGGACCAACGTTATGTTGCGACCAGGAAAATATCGAAACGTTGGTCTCGAAACTGGACTTGGCCGAAAGTATCTTTGGCAGATGCCCAACGTGTCTAAGAAATTTTTACAAGTTGGTATGCGACATGAGCTGTAGTCCTGAACAGAGTCGATTTCTCAAAGTCTCAAAGACTGAGGTAAATTCGGAAGGGAAGGAATACGTGACAGAAATTCAG ATTTATCTTTCGGAAGAGTACATGAACGGCACTTACGAGTCTTGTAAGTATATCGTTAACCCAATATCCGGAAGTTTAGCCATGGATTTGGCTTGTGGTGTGCACGGTGCTAGTCGATGTACGCCAAAATT ATGGTACGAATATCAAGGTGATCCTGACACGAACGGTTTAACAAGTTTTCGAATGATTTTCCTCACCGATCAGCTTTCTGCGAATGAGACGGTAGAAATGTGGAACGAACCGGTAAAGAGGTGCAACGAATCCTACGAT GGTTTGTTGGCGTGCAGTTGCGTCGATTGCCCTAAGGCCTGTCCAATTACGAAATTAGCAGAAATCAATTCTAATTTCCTTATTTTTGAGCACAACGGCTACGGTGTTCTGGCAGGAATTGTCCTCGTTTTATTCGTCGCATCTGTGACATTAGCCTATggaatttcaagaaaaatattcCGCTCCA ACGTTCCGAAGGACAAGgagatagaaaataataaaaatcacaAAGGAGGATGGTATTTTCTTCCTTggaaaaaatttcaccaactatttcattcattttttgcTATTTGGGGTAAAG GTTTCGCAAAATATCCAGGCATCGTACTGGTCATCTTTTCTTACGTGTTATTGGGATTAAGCTACGGAATTCAATACCTCTCTATAACTAGCGATCCGATTGAAATTTGGGCAGCACCAACTAGCAGAGCTAGAATCGAAAAAGATTATTACGATTCTCATTTTCAACCTTTCTACAGAGCCGAACAGATTTACATCAAATCCGTAGGACTGGACAAG GTAACGCACAATACGTCGAGCGGTCTCCTCGAATTCGGTCCAATTTTCAACAAGGAGTTTTTATTGGCGGTCTACGATCTTCAGAACAAGATATTGCAA CTTGGACAAGAGGATGGAGAAGGTTTGGAGCGTATTTGTTACGCACCGGTTCAAAACGATTTCACCGGACCCGTTACATTGGATCTTTGCACCGTACAAAGCGTGTGGGGTTATTTTCAAAACAGTCTCGATATTTTTAACCAAACGATCGTGTCCGATCCGtacgaaattaattatttagatcAATTATACAAGTGCGCTCA GAATCCGTTCGACCCAAATTGTTTAGCGCCGTACAAAGGGCCTGTTTTGCCTGCGTTAGCTTACGGTGGATTTCTGCGAGAAGATGAATTTAACTATGATTCGAAAGATTACATCAAAGCAAGTGGTTTGATATTATCCTTCCTGGTGAAAAATTCGTTAAACGATTCGGTGCTCGAATCGATTTACAAATGGGAACAGCG ATTTCTCGATTTTATGAAGGAATGGAACATTAAAGAACGTCCGAAATTCATGGATGTAGCGTATACTACAGAAAAATCAATTCAAGATGAATTGGAACGATCTTCGAAAGCAGAAGCGTTAACGGTAGTTTTCAGCTACCTCTTGATGTTCCTTTACGTTGCGTTTGCATTAAGCAAAATAAAATGTTCCCTGAAAGAATATTTC gCCAACGGTAAAATGATGATTAGCATCGGTGGAGTTTTAATAGTAATAGCCTCGGTAGCTTCTTCTCTCGGTCTATTTGGCTATATCGGGGTATCCACCACGCTACTTACCATCGAG GTGATCCCGTTCTTGGTATTGGCCGTGGGAGTggataatatatttattttggtTCAAACGCACGAAAGAAATCCGAAACACCCCGACGAATCGATACCGGATCATATCGGAAGAATTATGGCGAAAGTTGGTCCATCGATGTTACTTACCAGTACTTCCGAGTGTCTTTGTTTCTTGATCG GAACGTTATCTTCGATGCCGGCTGTAAATACTTTTGCGCTTTATGCATCTTTGTcgattttcatcaattttattttacaaataacaGCTTTCGTTAGTCTGTTATCACTGGACGAACAAAGATACGAG AACAATTTGTTGGATATATTTTGCTGTATGAAAACGGAAAGAAGAGATTCcgcggaggaggaggaggaagactTTGGTTTAATACACGCGATATTTAAACGATTTTATACACCGTACCTGATGAAAACACCAATCAGAATACTTGTATTGATCGTATTCGTGGTTGCTCTTGTGATGCATGCGGTACTTTTGCCAAATATTGGCATCGGTTTAGACCAAAAGCTATCGATGCCCGAAGATTCTTacgttttaaaatattttcag TTTATGGAAGATTTATTGTCAATGGGTCCCCCAGTGTACTTTGTGCTTACCCCTGGCCTCAATTTTACTCGTAAGGAGGTTCAAAATGTAATTTGCGGAGGTCAAGGATGCAATACCGATTCCCTTTATACACAGATCTATTCGGCAGCCAAACAACCTGCTAC ATCGTATTTGTCGAAATCCGCTTCGTCTTGGATAGACGATTATATAGACTGGTCTGGGATTAATGGTTGCTGCAAGtactttaaaaataatcaatcgTTTTGTCCACATACGGAAG TTACTTGCAAGACATGCGATATCGACCTCGATGCTTCCCGACCAAACGATTACAGTTTTCGAAAATATATATCCTATTTTTTGCAAGACATTCCCGATCAAGATTGCGCAAAAGGTGGACGAGCCGCGTATCCGGAC GCATTAAATTACTACGTTGACAAATATGGACTAACGGATGTTGGGGACAGTTACTTTATGGGATATCATACTCCGTTGAAAAAGTCCTCGGATTGGTACGAATCATTGAAGTATTCTAGAATGATTGCAGCAAATATTACAAAGATgataaatgaacaaaatttcACCGATAACCAGATAACCGTCTTTCCATACAG cgTATTTTACGTATATTACGAGCAGTATCTTACCATTTGGGTAGAAACGTTAACGTCCTTGGGTTTGTCTCTCTGCCTTATTTTCCTGGCGACTCTAGTTCTTACAGGATTCTCCTTATTTTCGGCGGTAATGGTGCTATTCACCGTATTCATGATCATCGTAAACATAGGTGGTCTCATGTATTGGTGGAACATTGAATTGAACGCGGTATCTCTTGTTAATTTGGTAATG gCTGCCGGTATATCTGTCGAGTTTTGTAGTCACACGATACATTCCTACTTGAAATCTACAGCATTTACAAGAATCGATCGTGCGTCCGAAACTTTGAACAAAATGGGAAGTTCG GTTTTCTCTGGTATCACTTTAACGAAAATTATAGGAATCGTGGTATTGGCATTCTCCAAAACTCAAATCTTTCAAGTATTCTACTTCAGAATGTATTTGGGTATAGTAATTTTTGGCGCTGCGCATGGCTTAATATTTTTGCCTGTATTGTTAAGTTTCATAG GTCCCTCGAAAACGTGA
- the LOC114880737 gene encoding NPC intracellular cholesterol transporter 1 homolog 1b-like isoform X3, which yields MNQSILLLTLCCAFTLTSCQNKENKNKCVWYGDCGLSEDNRPRTCVYNGAPQPVNNTIVADRLRQKCPQYFKDTTDSSGPTLCCDQENIETLVSKLDLAESIFGRCPTCLRNFYKLVCDMSCSPEQSRFLKVSKTEVNSEGKEYVTEIQIYLSEEYMNGTYESCKYIVNPISGSLAMDLACGVHGASRCTPKLWYEYQGDPDTNGLTSFRMIFLTDQLSANETVEMWNEPVKRCNESYDGLLACSCVDCPKACPITKLAEINSNFLIFEHNGYGVLAGIVLVLFVASVTLAYGISRKIFRSNVPKDKEIENNKNHKGGWYFLPWKKFHQLFHSFFAIWGKGFAKYPGIVLVIFSYVLLGLSYGIQYLSITSDPIEIWAAPTSRARIEKDYYDSHFQPFYRAEQIYIKSVGLDKVTHNTSSGLLEFGPIFNKEFLLAVYDLQNKILQLGQEDGEGLERICYAPVQNDFTGPVTLDLCTVQSVWGYFQNSLDIFNQTIVSDPYEINYLDQLYKCAQNPFDPNCLAPYKGPVLPALAYGGFLREDEFNYDSKDYIKASGLILSFLVKNSLNDSVLESIYKWEQRFLDFMKEWNIKERPKFMDVAYTTEKSIQDELERSSKAEALTVVFSYLLMFLYVAFALSKIKCSLKEYFANGKMMISIGGVLIVIASVASSLGLFGYIGVSTTLLTIEVIPFLVLAVGVDNIFILVQTHERNPKHPDESIPDHIGRIMAKVGPSMLLTSTSECLCFLIGTLSSMPAVNTFALYASLSIFINFILQITAFVSLLSLDEQRYENNLLDIFCCMKTERRDSAEEEEEDFGLIHAIFKRFYTPYLMKTPIRILVLIVFVVALVMHAVLLPNIGIGLDQKLSMPEDSYVLKYFQFMEDLLSMGPPVYFVLTPGLNFTRKEVQNVICGGQGCNTDSLYTQIYSAAKQPATSYLSKSASSWIDDYIDWSGINGCCKYFKNNQSFCPHTEVTCKTCDIDLDASRPNDYSFRKYISYFLQDIPDQDCAKGGRAAYPDVSN from the exons ATGAACCAAAGTATCTTGTTGCTAACGCTGTGTTGCGCGTTTACGTTAACGTCTTGCCAGAACaaagagaataaaaataagtgcGTATGGTACGGAGACTGTGGTCTGTCGGAGGATAATAGGCCTCGTACGTGCGTGTACAATGGTGCACCGCAACCTGTCAATAACACGATCGTAGCAGACCGTCTACGACAGAAATGTCCGCAATATTTCAAAGATACCACCG ACTCGAGTGGACCAACGTTATGTTGCGACCAGGAAAATATCGAAACGTTGGTCTCGAAACTGGACTTGGCCGAAAGTATCTTTGGCAGATGCCCAACGTGTCTAAGAAATTTTTACAAGTTGGTATGCGACATGAGCTGTAGTCCTGAACAGAGTCGATTTCTCAAAGTCTCAAAGACTGAGGTAAATTCGGAAGGGAAGGAATACGTGACAGAAATTCAG ATTTATCTTTCGGAAGAGTACATGAACGGCACTTACGAGTCTTGTAAGTATATCGTTAACCCAATATCCGGAAGTTTAGCCATGGATTTGGCTTGTGGTGTGCACGGTGCTAGTCGATGTACGCCAAAATT ATGGTACGAATATCAAGGTGATCCTGACACGAACGGTTTAACAAGTTTTCGAATGATTTTCCTCACCGATCAGCTTTCTGCGAATGAGACGGTAGAAATGTGGAACGAACCGGTAAAGAGGTGCAACGAATCCTACGAT GGTTTGTTGGCGTGCAGTTGCGTCGATTGCCCTAAGGCCTGTCCAATTACGAAATTAGCAGAAATCAATTCTAATTTCCTTATTTTTGAGCACAACGGCTACGGTGTTCTGGCAGGAATTGTCCTCGTTTTATTCGTCGCATCTGTGACATTAGCCTATggaatttcaagaaaaatattcCGCTCCA ACGTTCCGAAGGACAAGgagatagaaaataataaaaatcacaAAGGAGGATGGTATTTTCTTCCTTggaaaaaatttcaccaactatttcattcattttttgcTATTTGGGGTAAAG GTTTCGCAAAATATCCAGGCATCGTACTGGTCATCTTTTCTTACGTGTTATTGGGATTAAGCTACGGAATTCAATACCTCTCTATAACTAGCGATCCGATTGAAATTTGGGCAGCACCAACTAGCAGAGCTAGAATCGAAAAAGATTATTACGATTCTCATTTTCAACCTTTCTACAGAGCCGAACAGATTTACATCAAATCCGTAGGACTGGACAAG GTAACGCACAATACGTCGAGCGGTCTCCTCGAATTCGGTCCAATTTTCAACAAGGAGTTTTTATTGGCGGTCTACGATCTTCAGAACAAGATATTGCAA CTTGGACAAGAGGATGGAGAAGGTTTGGAGCGTATTTGTTACGCACCGGTTCAAAACGATTTCACCGGACCCGTTACATTGGATCTTTGCACCGTACAAAGCGTGTGGGGTTATTTTCAAAACAGTCTCGATATTTTTAACCAAACGATCGTGTCCGATCCGtacgaaattaattatttagatcAATTATACAAGTGCGCTCA GAATCCGTTCGACCCAAATTGTTTAGCGCCGTACAAAGGGCCTGTTTTGCCTGCGTTAGCTTACGGTGGATTTCTGCGAGAAGATGAATTTAACTATGATTCGAAAGATTACATCAAAGCAAGTGGTTTGATATTATCCTTCCTGGTGAAAAATTCGTTAAACGATTCGGTGCTCGAATCGATTTACAAATGGGAACAGCG ATTTCTCGATTTTATGAAGGAATGGAACATTAAAGAACGTCCGAAATTCATGGATGTAGCGTATACTACAGAAAAATCAATTCAAGATGAATTGGAACGATCTTCGAAAGCAGAAGCGTTAACGGTAGTTTTCAGCTACCTCTTGATGTTCCTTTACGTTGCGTTTGCATTAAGCAAAATAAAATGTTCCCTGAAAGAATATTTC gCCAACGGTAAAATGATGATTAGCATCGGTGGAGTTTTAATAGTAATAGCCTCGGTAGCTTCTTCTCTCGGTCTATTTGGCTATATCGGGGTATCCACCACGCTACTTACCATCGAG GTGATCCCGTTCTTGGTATTGGCCGTGGGAGTggataatatatttattttggtTCAAACGCACGAAAGAAATCCGAAACACCCCGACGAATCGATACCGGATCATATCGGAAGAATTATGGCGAAAGTTGGTCCATCGATGTTACTTACCAGTACTTCCGAGTGTCTTTGTTTCTTGATCG GAACGTTATCTTCGATGCCGGCTGTAAATACTTTTGCGCTTTATGCATCTTTGTcgattttcatcaattttattttacaaataacaGCTTTCGTTAGTCTGTTATCACTGGACGAACAAAGATACGAG AACAATTTGTTGGATATATTTTGCTGTATGAAAACGGAAAGAAGAGATTCcgcggaggaggaggaggaagactTTGGTTTAATACACGCGATATTTAAACGATTTTATACACCGTACCTGATGAAAACACCAATCAGAATACTTGTATTGATCGTATTCGTGGTTGCTCTTGTGATGCATGCGGTACTTTTGCCAAATATTGGCATCGGTTTAGACCAAAAGCTATCGATGCCCGAAGATTCTTacgttttaaaatattttcag TTTATGGAAGATTTATTGTCAATGGGTCCCCCAGTGTACTTTGTGCTTACCCCTGGCCTCAATTTTACTCGTAAGGAGGTTCAAAATGTAATTTGCGGAGGTCAAGGATGCAATACCGATTCCCTTTATACACAGATCTATTCGGCAGCCAAACAACCTGCTAC ATCGTATTTGTCGAAATCCGCTTCGTCTTGGATAGACGATTATATAGACTGGTCTGGGATTAATGGTTGCTGCAAGtactttaaaaataatcaatcgTTTTGTCCACATACGGAAG TTACTTGCAAGACATGCGATATCGACCTCGATGCTTCCCGACCAAACGATTACAGTTTTCGAAAATATATATCCTATTTTTTGCAAGACATTCCCGATCAAGATTGCGCAAAAGGTGGACGAGCCGCGTATCCGGACGTAAGTAACTAA